In Mesorhizobium sp. 113-3-3, a genomic segment contains:
- a CDS encoding portal protein, which translates to MTDSRARDILSRQSELETERGQYEAVWEQVAEFCDPDAPDVWNGRRSGGPDSQAERQERRGSRVYANTINSAANRLAAGLESLIIPQSEKWHGLSTAAMNDEETDEEKEWAEALRDFLFSLRYSANSNFVPATQACLRNVVRYGPAYLYAEEGFGNTLIHYASIPVVEGYLSRNRWGQVDIFHRRYERTARQAAQLLGYDKLPARIKVLVDDPVKCEEKISLVQCIQPRDERKMYRLGDQYQYLDTAFASYHVIEDEEEIVRESGFRTFPVSTFNWRRYEGDPYGISPAIEALTTVREENAVRRSGLRALQQITDPATASKARLDYVPVLNPGENYPGLIDDNGRPLIAPITTGQNPTYAFNYAQSRADEIRDMMFVNLFQTLVQNPQMTATEALIRQEEKGALLGPSGSIIQAGFATNLDRELGILVDKGLYDEDSRFAPPESLAGKTVRPTFTGPLDVLRRSAEARDTIQVVTTAMQMAQFDPGVMDNIDSDEAIKIVQSAGRSPQRIFRRKEEVDGLRDARAKAQQAQAGMAAIASAGKVAKDAVPAAVQARDSGLLDGLQDMLQGAGGGQGAGQGTPGGQAPVGGGA; encoded by the coding sequence ATGACCGATTCCCGCGCCCGCGATATCCTGTCGCGCCAGTCCGAGCTCGAGACCGAGCGCGGCCAGTATGAGGCCGTGTGGGAGCAGGTGGCGGAGTTCTGCGACCCCGACGCGCCCGATGTCTGGAACGGGCGCCGGAGCGGTGGGCCGGACTCACAGGCCGAACGGCAGGAGCGGCGCGGCAGCCGCGTCTACGCCAACACCATCAACTCGGCCGCCAATCGCCTGGCCGCAGGCCTGGAAAGCCTGATCATCCCGCAGTCGGAAAAATGGCATGGCCTGTCGACGGCGGCGATGAACGATGAAGAGACCGACGAGGAGAAGGAATGGGCGGAAGCCTTGCGCGATTTCCTGTTCTCGCTGCGCTACTCCGCCAATTCGAACTTTGTGCCGGCCACGCAAGCCTGCCTGCGCAATGTCGTGCGCTACGGCCCGGCCTATCTCTATGCCGAGGAAGGGTTCGGCAACACGCTGATCCACTATGCCTCGATCCCCGTGGTCGAGGGCTACCTCAGCCGCAACCGCTGGGGCCAGGTCGACATCTTCCATCGCCGCTACGAGCGCACGGCGCGGCAGGCGGCGCAGTTGCTCGGCTATGACAAACTGCCGGCGCGCATCAAGGTGCTGGTCGACGACCCGGTCAAATGCGAGGAAAAGATCTCGCTGGTCCAATGCATCCAGCCGCGCGACGAGCGCAAGATGTATCGGCTGGGCGATCAGTACCAGTATCTCGACACGGCGTTCGCCTCCTACCACGTCATCGAGGACGAGGAGGAGATTGTCAGGGAAAGCGGGTTCCGCACCTTTCCGGTGTCGACTTTCAACTGGCGCCGCTATGAGGGCGACCCCTATGGCATCTCGCCGGCCATCGAGGCGCTGACCACGGTGCGCGAGGAAAACGCGGTGCGCCGCTCCGGCTTGCGCGCGCTGCAGCAGATCACCGATCCGGCGACCGCCTCGAAGGCCAGGCTCGACTATGTGCCGGTGCTCAATCCCGGCGAGAATTATCCCGGCCTGATCGACGACAATGGCCGGCCGCTGATTGCGCCCATCACCACCGGGCAGAACCCGACCTATGCTTTCAACTATGCGCAAAGCCGCGCCGACGAGATCCGCGACATGATGTTCGTCAATCTGTTCCAGACGCTGGTGCAGAACCCGCAGATGACGGCGACCGAAGCGCTGATCCGGCAGGAAGAGAAGGGCGCGTTGCTCGGGCCCTCCGGCTCGATCATCCAGGCGGGCTTCGCCACCAATCTCGACCGCGAGCTCGGCATTCTCGTGGACAAGGGGCTTTACGACGAGGACAGCCGCTTCGCGCCGCCGGAGAGCCTGGCCGGCAAGACGGTGCGGCCGACCTTCACCGGCCCGCTCGACGTGCTCAGGCGCTCGGCCGAGGCGCGCGACACCATCCAGGTGGTGACGACGGCCATGCAGATGGCGCAGTTCGATCCCGGCGTGATGGACAATATCGACAGCGACGAGGCGATCAAGATCGTGCAGAGCGCCGGCCGCAGCCCGCAGCGCATTTTTCGGCGCAAGGAAGAGGTCGACGGTCTGCGTGACGCGAGAGCCAAGGCCCAGCAGGCGCAGGCCGGCATGGCGGCGATCGCCAGTGCGGGCAAGGTGGCCAAGGATGCGGTGCCGGCGGCGGTGCAGGCGCGCGACAGCGGCCTGCTCGACGGCCTGCAAGACATGCTGCAGGGCGCCGGTGGCGGGCAGGGCGCCGGCCAAGGCACACCGGGCGGCCAGGCGCCGGTGGGGGGCGGCGCATGA
- a CDS encoding Bbp19 family protein, with product MSGKRFARAGQAGGPAKARDALTKAYLRVFSGEDGEMVLADLAATVGYYRRPSYGEWMARTRTPEGFELHSALSNARAEVVQHIMGFLTLDETQLAALEKAARAEG from the coding sequence ATGAGCGGCAAACGCTTCGCCCGCGCCGGTCAGGCCGGCGGGCCGGCCAAAGCGCGAGACGCGCTGACCAAGGCGTATCTGCGCGTGTTCTCCGGCGAGGATGGCGAGATGGTGCTGGCCGACCTCGCGGCGACCGTCGGCTACTACAGGCGGCCGTCCTATGGCGAGTGGATGGCGCGGACCCGCACGCCCGAAGGCTTCGAGCTGCACAGCGCGCTCAGCAATGCGCGCGCCGAAGTGGTGCAGCACATTATGGGGTTTTTGACCCTGGACGAGACGCAACTGGCGGCGCTGGAGAAGGCGGCGCGGGCGGAAGGGTAG
- a CDS encoding TNT domain-containing protein, whose translation MVHVIPLSIAKRRLDTGNAPQYPQGSPVGGAVQGLGDHLSAVAERCQQMKEQQEAFDAELARRRFNGQIAQAEDEVRANAPADGAGLHDAMYGQVDPYNGRVVKTGLFDKLFAAALPGMPESQRAAFAGQKEAMRLTGALRMAARQLQRRRDYEQAEVDTALKTSAIAIGNANPDDHVTFEAARQQGLDLIDKMGVDPGTRQQMVKDWFGTAAKMRFEALIAKDPQRALEVFGVGTPAAGGDATGDGAQAAGSSLSGSSNVAVGKGDRVGTPTPDERIAQAFRDDLPQQERDALALKAKVAKLAQEVDIRAAIGRAEAEAPDEIARTGAYSGAMPGKDAYRIIYGLDEGDRRRQGLEWQVGVNKQVFDMRTMTNKEVDAAFLNATSESGGSRDDNLHRLATSVAAMRVLTGRRTDAWGSVAKSVPAIATAWKAVIGGGLEDPDGYNKEAYDKAIAITLAAQERLGIENPQLVPPHIIQELSDNRNSRSMYQQEENAKIGALLAKTSGPVARAAVAKQLAAAGLGWIMPVEAGYQPPSTSSIFASEAKALGKLAANAGISLGKVSNQIGHNLASLGGASIEFPKREDDYYEPANDVEDLMMRQGSDAATWGLGEGAGKGIARAIEWFGSRAVGQAERSIGGLEAANTPTSKVAPAQAADAGVKSETGTSLYSYYPPNDGFLGPVVEETLPVGTRIDRYGTETGAFAAPEGTPVWMRSLVPGTVESKPYNVYEVARPVKVLSGKSTPWFGQGGGGKQYKFQTSIGDAIDVWKNLRRLTE comes from the coding sequence ATGGTCCACGTCATCCCGCTTTCCATCGCCAAGCGCCGGCTCGATACCGGCAACGCGCCGCAATACCCGCAGGGATCGCCAGTCGGCGGCGCCGTGCAAGGGCTGGGCGATCACCTTTCCGCTGTCGCCGAGCGCTGTCAGCAGATGAAGGAACAGCAGGAAGCGTTCGACGCCGAGTTGGCGCGCCGCCGGTTCAACGGCCAGATCGCGCAGGCGGAAGACGAGGTGAGGGCCAACGCGCCGGCCGACGGTGCCGGCTTGCATGACGCCATGTACGGCCAGGTCGATCCGTACAACGGCCGGGTCGTCAAGACCGGCCTGTTCGACAAGCTGTTTGCCGCCGCCTTGCCCGGTATGCCCGAAAGCCAGCGCGCCGCTTTCGCCGGGCAGAAGGAGGCGATGCGTCTAACCGGCGCGCTGCGCATGGCGGCCCGGCAGCTTCAGCGACGCAGGGATTATGAGCAGGCCGAGGTCGACACGGCGCTGAAGACCAGCGCCATCGCCATCGGCAACGCCAACCCCGACGACCACGTCACCTTCGAAGCGGCCCGCCAGCAGGGTCTCGACCTGATCGACAAGATGGGGGTCGATCCCGGCACCCGGCAGCAAATGGTCAAGGACTGGTTCGGCACCGCGGCGAAGATGCGGTTCGAAGCGCTGATCGCCAAGGACCCGCAGCGCGCGCTGGAGGTGTTTGGTGTCGGGACGCCGGCTGCCGGCGGCGATGCTACGGGCGATGGCGCGCAAGCCGCAGGCAGTTCCTTGTCGGGCAGCTCAAACGTGGCTGTGGGGAAAGGTGACCGTGTCGGCACGCCGACACCGGATGAGCGCATAGCGCAGGCGTTCAGGGACGACCTTCCACAGCAGGAACGGGACGCGCTGGCCTTAAAGGCAAAGGTAGCCAAGCTCGCTCAAGAGGTTGATATCCGCGCCGCCATCGGTCGCGCCGAGGCGGAGGCGCCGGACGAGATCGCACGCACCGGCGCCTATTCCGGCGCAATGCCGGGCAAGGACGCCTACAGGATCATCTACGGCCTCGATGAGGGCGACAGGCGCCGGCAGGGTCTCGAGTGGCAGGTCGGCGTCAACAAGCAAGTCTTCGACATGCGGACCATGACGAACAAGGAGGTCGATGCCGCCTTTCTCAACGCAACTTCGGAGTCCGGCGGATCTCGGGATGACAATCTGCATCGCCTGGCGACCAGCGTCGCGGCTATGCGAGTTCTCACCGGAAGACGAACCGATGCCTGGGGCTCCGTAGCGAAATCGGTGCCGGCAATCGCCACAGCCTGGAAAGCCGTGATCGGCGGCGGGCTCGAAGACCCCGACGGGTATAACAAGGAAGCTTACGACAAGGCGATAGCCATAACACTTGCCGCGCAAGAAAGACTAGGCATCGAGAATCCCCAGCTCGTGCCGCCGCACATCATTCAAGAGCTTTCGGACAATCGTAATAGTCGCAGTATGTACCAGCAGGAAGAGAACGCGAAAATAGGCGCGCTGCTTGCGAAAACGTCCGGCCCTGTTGCCCGGGCAGCCGTGGCTAAGCAACTGGCTGCCGCTGGTCTGGGTTGGATCATGCCGGTCGAGGCTGGCTATCAACCGCCATCCACGAGTTCAATATTTGCATCGGAGGCCAAAGCACTTGGCAAACTCGCTGCCAATGCCGGGATATCTCTAGGCAAGGTCAGTAACCAGATAGGCCACAACCTTGCTTCACTGGGCGGAGCCAGCATCGAATTTCCGAAAAGGGAAGACGATTACTACGAGCCGGCGAACGACGTTGAAGATCTGATGATGCGTCAGGGATCTGATGCGGCGACCTGGGGCTTGGGCGAAGGTGCTGGCAAAGGAATAGCGCGAGCGATTGAATGGTTCGGCTCCAGAGCGGTAGGGCAAGCAGAACGATCCATCGGTGGTCTGGAGGCCGCAAATACGCCAACCTCCAAGGTTGCTCCCGCTCAGGCTGCTGACGCAGGAGTGAAATCGGAGACCGGCACCAGTCTATACTCCTACTACCCGCCCAATGACGGTTTCCTAGGACCTGTTGTGGAAGAGACGTTACCTGTGGGAACCCGTATTGATCGCTATGGGACCGAAACGGGCGCCTTCGCGGCTCCTGAAGGTACCCCTGTTTGGATGCGAAGCCTCGTTCCTGGTACAGTAGAGTCCAAGCCATACAACGTGTACGAGGTTGCAAGGCCTGTTAAGGTTCTGTCAGGAAAGAGCACGCCCTGGTTTGGTCAAGGCGGTGGCGGTAAGCAGTATAAATTCCAGACATCGATTGGGGATGCGATCGATGTATGGAAAAACCTAAGGAGGTTGACGGAATGA
- a CDS encoding SseB family protein produces the protein MSDHVIVIGGWEDEKGHDIQLQDFIINGESFIPIFSDEATFDREAAGSGFEKKGISIDRNLLISILGDDQMLLLNPGSDSLRMRRADLARGLQSVLAAPRK, from the coding sequence ATGAGCGACCATGTCATTGTTATTGGTGGCTGGGAAGACGAGAAAGGTCACGACATTCAGCTCCAAGATTTCATCATAAACGGAGAGTCGTTCATTCCGATATTTTCCGACGAGGCTACCTTCGACAGAGAAGCGGCCGGCAGTGGTTTTGAGAAGAAGGGGATTTCGATCGACCGCAATCTTCTCATCTCGATCCTCGGCGATGACCAGATGCTGCTCTTGAATCCTGGCAGCGACAGTTTGCGCATGAGAAGGGCGGATCTTGCGAGAGGATTGCAGAGCGTTTTGGCGGCCCCGAGGAAATGA
- a CDS encoding YMGG-like glycine zipper-containing protein, with protein sequence MTFHKAIAAVLMTAALAGCQSQTEGQQRATTGALIGGAGGALVGQAIGGNTKSTVIGAASGALLGAVVGSATTPQRRGEEMCRYQDRYGRIYTAPCDDRYYNGNY encoded by the coding sequence ATGACCTTTCACAAAGCCATAGCCGCCGTGCTGATGACCGCCGCCCTTGCCGGCTGCCAGTCGCAGACCGAAGGCCAACAGCGGGCCACCACCGGCGCGCTCATCGGCGGCGCCGGCGGCGCGCTCGTCGGCCAGGCGATCGGCGGCAACACCAAGAGCACGGTCATCGGCGCGGCCAGCGGCGCCCTGCTCGGCGCCGTCGTCGGCTCGGCCACCACGCCGCAGCGCCGCGGCGAGGAGATGTGCCGCTACCAGGACCGCTACGGCCGCATCTACACCGCGCCCTGCGACGACCGCTACTACAACGGCAATTATTGA
- a CDS encoding Coat protein gives MADAYTRIADAIVPSVYAQYAFEEHVQSLEIYQAGILFSDPAISSKLSMGGRSVDMPGWKDLGNDPSEPVNDDPADSIEMKKVGSRREVAARNVRAQAWGVPDLTSILAGDDPQKLIVKRQTEYWQRANKLTLLGILKGVVADNIANDGGDLVRTTGASIVDTDIIEAAYLMGDRADKFKTIWMHSKQMKALKLADLIDYVPSSEQGGPLIPYYMGLRAVVDDDIPVAAGVYTAFMFKDKAILWNELPVNTEGGPLEFDRKPRQGHGGGVTEMVGRRHFVPHVPGTRFLDASSAGEFATDAELALAANWDRTASSVKNMTFIALKTTEA, from the coding sequence ATGGCAGATGCCTACACCCGTATCGCGGACGCGATCGTTCCGTCCGTCTATGCGCAATATGCTTTCGAGGAACATGTGCAGTCGCTCGAAATCTACCAGGCCGGAATCCTGTTTTCCGACCCGGCGATCTCGTCCAAACTGTCGATGGGCGGCCGCTCCGTCGACATGCCCGGCTGGAAGGACCTCGGTAACGACCCGTCCGAGCCGGTCAATGACGATCCGGCCGATTCCATCGAGATGAAGAAGGTCGGCTCGCGCCGCGAGGTCGCCGCCCGCAACGTCCGCGCCCAGGCGTGGGGCGTTCCGGACCTGACCTCGATCCTGGCCGGCGACGATCCGCAGAAACTGATCGTCAAGCGGCAGACCGAGTACTGGCAGCGCGCCAACAAGCTGACCCTGCTCGGCATCCTGAAGGGCGTGGTCGCCGACAACATCGCCAATGACGGCGGCGACCTGGTGCGCACGACCGGCGCCTCCATCGTCGACACCGACATCATCGAGGCCGCCTATCTGATGGGCGACCGCGCGGACAAGTTCAAGACGATCTGGATGCACTCCAAGCAGATGAAGGCGCTGAAGCTCGCCGACCTCATCGACTATGTGCCGTCCTCCGAGCAGGGCGGGCCGCTGATCCCCTACTACATGGGTCTGCGCGCTGTCGTCGACGACGACATTCCGGTGGCCGCCGGCGTCTATACCGCCTTCATGTTCAAGGACAAGGCGATCCTGTGGAACGAGCTGCCGGTCAACACCGAAGGCGGCCCGCTGGAGTTCGACCGCAAGCCGCGCCAGGGCCATGGCGGCGGCGTCACCGAAATGGTCGGCCGCCGGCATTTCGTGCCGCATGTGCCCGGCACCCGCTTCCTCGACGCCTCCTCGGCCGGCGAATTTGCCACCGATGCGGAGCTGGCGCTGGCGGCGAACTGGGACCGCACCGCGTCGAGCGTCAAGAACATGACCTTCATCGCGCTGAAGACCACCGAGGCCTGA